Within the Gammaproteobacteria bacterium genome, the region ATAAGGAGCAGCCGCCGGACTCAGGCGTCCACGCAGACGGACGCGGTCAGCGTGGGGCTTGGCCGGTGCCGGTGAGGCACGGCATCAGGATCCATAGACCGGAAACCGCCGGCAGATGTCCAGCACCTGTTCGCGTACCCGGCCGATCACGCCCGCGTCGCCGGGGCGGTCGAGGATGTCGCAGATCCAGTCTGCCAGCCCGCGCACCTCGGCCTCCCTGAAACCGCGCGTGGTCACCGCCGGCGTGCCGATGCGGATGCCGCTGGTGACGAAGGGCGAACGCGGGTCGTTCGGGACGCTGTTCTTGTTGACGGTGATGTTGGCCGCGCCGAGCGCCGCGTCGGCGTCCTTGCCGGTGATGTCCTTGTCGATCAGGTCGACCAGGAACAGGTGGTTGTCTGTGCCGCCGGAGACGATTCTGTAGCCGCGCTCCTGCATGCGCGCCGCCATGGCGCGCGCATTGGCGAGCACCTGATGCTGATAGACGCGAAACTCCGGCTCCAGCGCCTCCTTGAAGGCCACCGCCTTGGCCGCGATGACATGCATCAGCGGACCGCCCTGCGTGCCGGGGAAGACCATCGAATTGAGCTTCTTCTCGATCTCCTCGTTGGCGCGCGCCAGGATGATGCCGCCGCGCGGTCCGCGCAGGGTCTTGTGGGTGGTCGAGGTGGTGATGTCGGCGATCTGCACCGGACTCGGGTAACAGCCGGCGGCGATCAGGCCCGCCACATGGGCGATGTCGACGAACAGCCAGGCGCCGACCTCGTCCGCGATGGCGCGGAAACGCTGCCAGTCGACCACACGCGAATAGGCGCTGAAACCGGCAACCACCATCTTCGGTTTGTGTTCACGCGCCAGCGCCTCGACCTGGGCGTAATCGATTTCCCCGGTCGCCGGGTCGAGTCCGTAGCCGATGGCATGGAAGATCTTGCCGGAGAAATTCACCTTCGCGCCGTGGGTCAGATGTCCGCCGTGGGCCAGGCTCATGCCGAGGATGGTGTCACCCGGTTGCAGCAGGGCCAGGTAGACCGCCGCGTTGGCCTGCGAACCCGAGTGCGGCTGCACGTTGGCATAATCGGCCCCGAACAGCTCTTTGGCACGCTCGATGGCGAGCCGCTCCGCGACATCGACATATTCGCAGCCGCCGTAATAGCGCTTCCCCGGGTAGCCTTCCGCGTACTTGTTGGTCAGCACCGAACCCTGGGCCTGCAGCACGCGCGGGCTCGCGTAGTTTTCCGAGGCGATGAGTTCGATATGTTCCTCCTGGCGCCTCGTCTCGCCCTGGATGGCTTCCCACAGGTCGTTGTCGAACCCGGCTATTTGCATCTTCGCAGAGAACATCTCTCACCTTCTATTGAGTTGGGATGGCGCCTGGCTGAGGAAAACGGCTAAGGATACATGATAATCGAACCGGTCGCCTATCCTGCCCCCTGGCACGTGCATCGACGGCCATCACGCACGATAACCAGTTACACAAAATTTTGACGCCGTGACGCGCAAAATAAATATCTTGTTGTTCTGACAGCAAATAGCAATTCCCTCGACCCTCATAGCGTCTATTATTTGACGGATCCGTGTGATAGAATTCCGCTTCATAACAGCCCAAAGAACGGCCCGCTGGCGGGATTCTCCGGGCGTATGGCGCTGCGGACCGGTCCAAGCCCTCTCCACGACCCGCCGCGATGCCGTAGCGCTATGGATTACATGTTAAAAATCCATAGCTTGAGCCACACAATATAGACAGTACAAGACGGACACGAACTTGGCAGGACCAGAGTCCAACACGATCAGGCCGCCGCTGACACCCCAGGTCATGCAGCTGCTCGCCGAGCAGGAGCAGACGCCGGCCGTCGGGATCATCACCAGGCATGTGCGGGAAATCCTCGATGCACGCGAGCGGGAGACGGAGCAGAACCTGACGCTTTGTCTCTCCCTTCTGCACGACCTCCTCGCGATTTATGCAAACCAGTTGCCGGCGGCAAGCCCGCAGCAGCTCGAGGTCAGGCTGCTCAAGCTGCGGCTTTCACAACAGCCCGACCACATCCAGCTGGAACAATTGAGACACCACATCATCGCGCTCGCCGAGGAGACGGCAGGGTCCGCCGCGGGCGCGGTGCCGATGACACCGATGGCCGCAGCACCCGCCCGCGAGGAAGCCGCGCCGGAGATACCCGCGGCGGAAACATTGGTGCCAGAACCACCCGCCGCCCCGCTCCCGGCCGCCTCCGCGCCTGCGGCTGGCGTACCGGCGACACCGGGCGAACCCGGCGATGACCGCAGGCTGGACCTGGCCCAGCGCCGCCAGATCGATGAAAAACGTGTGCGCGTACAGAAAATCCAGGAGACGCTGGCGCGCCAGGTGCGGGAAGTCATCAAGCAGAACGAGCGCTTCGGTGCGATCCTCTCCAGCGAACACGAAAACCTGCTGCAAAGCCGGGACGGAGATGACCTGCGGCAATTGAAGCAGTCGCTCATCGCCGAGGTCGTGACATTGAGGGAAGGTCACAGCGCGCTGGCCAAGAAACTCGAGACGGCAAACAACTACCTGCAGATCATCGAGACCGAGGGACAGTACCTCAACGACGAACTGACCCGGGTCCACATCCTGAGCCTGACCGACGAACTCACCGAGCTGCCGAACCGGCGCGCCTTCGTGCGGCGGCTGGAGGACGAGGTGGCGCGCGTGCAGCGCTACGGCTACCCGCTCTCGCTCGCCCTTATCGACATGGACGGGTTCAAGGCAGTGAACGATAAATACGGCCACGCGGCCGGCGACGAGGTGTTGCGCAACTTTTCCACCAACATCCTGTCGATCTTCCGCCACCACGACATGGTAGCCCGGTATGGCGGCGAGGAATTCGCCGTGATCCTGCCGAACACCGACAAGGCCGGCGCGCTGCGCGCGCTGGAGAAGGTCAAGAAGCGGACGGCGGAGAGCTCGTACCAGTTCGAAGGCAAGGCCATGCCGATGCCGACATTCTCGGCCGGGATATCGCTCTACAAGCCAGGGGAGACACCGGGAAACCTGATCGAACGGGCGGACAAGGCGCTCTACCAGGCCAAGCGCATGGGACGCAACCGCATCGAACTGGCACAGCAGCACGACGGCGCCGACACCACCCCGCGCTGATCCGGCCTGCCCGCCTCACGCCTCATACCTGACCCGCAGTATCGCGGAGCTTACGGCACCGGATCGAGGTCCGTGCCTTCCTTCTTCACCTGCAGCATATTTTCGCGCGAGATTCCCAGCCACATGACAATGGGGCTGGCGACGAGTACCGACGAATAGATGCCGAAGATGATCCCGATCGAGAGTGCCAGCGCGAAATAGAACAGCACCTCGCCGCCGAAGAGCAGCATGGCCAGCACCGCCAGCTCGGTCGTGGTGTGGGTGATGATGGTGCGCGACATGGTCGCCGTGATGGCGTTGTCGATCAGCTCCGGCACCGGCATCTTGCGCATCTTGCGGAAATTTTCCCTGATGCGGTCGAACACGACGACCGACTCGTTGACCGAATACCCGAGAACCGCCAGCACGCCGGCCAGCACGGAGAGGGAGAATTCCCACTGGAAGAAGGCGAAAAATCCCAGGATGATGACCACGTCATGCATGTTGGCGATGATCGCGGCGACCGAAAAGCGCCACTCGAATCGCAACGCCAGGTAGATCATGATGCCTGCGCACACCAGTATCAGCGCGAGCCCGCCGCTCTCGTAGAGTTCCTCTCCGACCTGCGGCCCGACGAACTCCACGCGCCGCAGCTGGACGCCGGGGTCGTGTTTGTTCAGCAGGGCAAGCACGTCCTGGCTGATCTCGGCGGAGGACTCGCCGCGGTGCAGGCGCAGCCGGATCAGCACGTCCTGGGACGTGCCGTAGTTCTGCACCGTGACATCGCGGTAATCGCCGGCCTCGAGCGTGGTGCGGATCTGCTGCAGATCCACGGACTGCTCGTAGTGCACCTCGACCAGGGTTCCGCCCGTGAACTCGATGCTCAGATTCAGGCCGCGGGTCGCCAGCGCTGCGACCGCGAGCACGAACATGATGGCCGACACGATGGTGGTCGACCGGGCATACTTCATAAAGGGAATATCTTTCTTTAAACGCAGGAATTCCATGTCTCTCTCCCCGGCTAGATCGCCAGCTTGCTCAGCTTGCGCCCGCCGTAGACCAGATTCACCATGGCGCGCGACACCAGTACTCCGCTGAACATCGAGGTCAGGATGCCGATGCACAGCACCACGGCGAACCCGCGTATCGGGCCGGAGCCCAGCATAAACAGCGCAAACCCCGCGATCAGCGTCGTGATATTGGAGTCGACGATGGTGTTCCAGGCGCGCTCGTATCCCGCCTGGATGGCGGCCTGCGGCGAATTGCCGTTGCGCAGCTCCTCGCGTATGCGCTCGAAGATAAGCACGTTGGCATCGATGGCCATACCCAGTGTCAGCGCGATGCCCGCGATGCCGGGCAGGGTGAGCGTCGCCTGCAGCATGGACAGGATCGCCACCAGAAGCACCATGTTACCGAACAGCGATACGGAGGCGATCACGCCGAACACCCGGTAATAGAAGCTCATGAACAGGGTGATAGCGGCGAAACCTATCAGGGTGGAGTTGAAGCCGCGCGCGATGTTCTGTGCGCCCAGACTGGGACCGACGGTGCGCTCCTCGACGATCTCCATGGGCGCTGCAAGCGCGCCCGCGCGCAGCAGCAGGGCGAGATCGCGCGCCTCGCCCGGGCCGTCGAGCCCGGTGATCTGGAACCGCTTGCTGAACTGGTCGCGTATCGTGGCGACATTGATCACCTCCTCGACCGTCTTCGCCTCCTTCACCGGCGCGCCGTCCACCATGCGGGTCAGGGTCTTGTTCTCGATGAAGACCACCGCCATCGGCTTGCCGATGTTTTCCTTGGTCGTCTGCAGCATCATGCGCGCACCCTTGCTGTCCAGGGTGACGTATACGGCGGGGGATCCGGTCTGCTGGTCCAGCCCCGAGGCGGCGTCGATGATCTGGTCGCCGGTGACGATGATGCGGCGCTCCAGCAGGACCGGATTGCCGTTACGCTCCCGGTACAGGCGCGACCCTACCGGCACCTTGCCCTCGAGCGCGGCGGTGATGTCGCCGTCGGCGTCCAGCATGCGGAATTCGAGGGTGGCGGTTGCACCGAGGATCTCCTTGGCACGGGCCGGGTCCTGCACGCCGGGGAGCTGCACCACGATGCGGTTGCTGCCCTGACGCTGGATGACCGGCTCGGCGACGCCCAGCTCGTTGATGCGATTGCGCAGGGTGAGGATGTTCTGCTGCAGAGCGAAGTTCTTGGAATCGAGCACTTCCTTGTCGCTGAGCGAAGCCACCAGATAGTAGGCGTCATCCGCGTCGCTCTCGTTCAGCAGCAGCGCGGGAAACTCGCGGCTTATCCGTTCCTGGGCTGTGGCGCGTTCATCCGCGCTGCGGAACTTGGCCTCCACCCCGGCGTCGGCGCGGCTGATGGAGAGATAGCGGATCTTGTCCTCGCGCAGCAGCGAACGGAGGTCGCTCACGTAACGCTCTTCGGCCTGGGCCACGGCGGCTTCCATGTCCACCTCCATCAGGAAGTGCACGCCGCCACGCAGGTCGAGGCCGAGATACATCGGTGCCGCGTTCAGGCTTTCCATCCACTTCGGCGTGGCGGGGACCAGGTTCAACGCCACCACGTAGTCATCGCCCAGCGTCCGGATCATCCGTTCCTGGGCCTTCAACTGGACGTCGGTGCCGGGGAAACGCAGGCTGAGCCGTTCACCTTCCTGCTCCAGGCCGGCATAGGGCAGGTCCGCGCCCTTCAGCGCCTCCTCGATGCGCTCCTTCACAGACTCGTCGAGGGTCGCGCCGCGCAGGGCGGAGATCTGGACCACCGGCACTTCCCCGTACAGGTTCGGGATCGCATACAGGAATCCGGCGAGCATGATCACGAGGATCATCAGGTTTTTCCACAAAGGGTAGCGATTCATGGCGCGCTCGTCCGGCAACCGGGCCGGCTCAGTCCCCCTTGTCCTTGCCGATGGTCCCCTTGGGAAGCATGGTGGTGATGGCCGCCTTCTGCATCCTGACCACCACGCCGTCGGTAATCTCCACCGAGACGAAATTGTCGTCGACCTTGGTGATCCTGCCGAGCAGTC harbors:
- the secD gene encoding protein translocase subunit SecD, which gives rise to MNRYPLWKNLMILVIMLAGFLYAIPNLYGEVPVVQISALRGATLDESVKERIEEALKGADLPYAGLEQEGERLSLRFPGTDVQLKAQERMIRTLGDDYVVALNLVPATPKWMESLNAAPMYLGLDLRGGVHFLMEVDMEAAVAQAEERYVSDLRSLLREDKIRYLSISRADAGVEAKFRSADERATAQERISREFPALLLNESDADDAYYLVASLSDKEVLDSKNFALQQNILTLRNRINELGVAEPVIQRQGSNRIVVQLPGVQDPARAKEILGATATLEFRMLDADGDITAALEGKVPVGSRLYRERNGNPVLLERRIIVTGDQIIDAASGLDQQTGSPAVYVTLDSKGARMMLQTTKENIGKPMAVVFIENKTLTRMVDGAPVKEAKTVEEVINVATIRDQFSKRFQITGLDGPGEARDLALLLRAGALAAPMEIVEERTVGPSLGAQNIARGFNSTLIGFAAITLFMSFYYRVFGVIASVSLFGNMVLLVAILSMLQATLTLPGIAGIALTLGMAIDANVLIFERIREELRNGNSPQAAIQAGYERAWNTIVDSNITTLIAGFALFMLGSGPIRGFAVVLCIGILTSMFSGVLVSRAMVNLVYGGRKLSKLAI
- the secF gene encoding protein translocase subunit SecF codes for the protein MEFLRLKKDIPFMKYARSTTIVSAIMFVLAVAALATRGLNLSIEFTGGTLVEVHYEQSVDLQQIRTTLEAGDYRDVTVQNYGTSQDVLIRLRLHRGESSAEISQDVLALLNKHDPGVQLRRVEFVGPQVGEELYESGGLALILVCAGIMIYLALRFEWRFSVAAIIANMHDVVIILGFFAFFQWEFSLSVLAGVLAVLGYSVNESVVVFDRIRENFRKMRKMPVPELIDNAITATMSRTIITHTTTELAVLAMLLFGGEVLFYFALALSIGIIFGIYSSVLVASPIVMWLGISRENMLQVKKEGTDLDPVP
- a CDS encoding diguanylate cyclase; this encodes MAGPESNTIRPPLTPQVMQLLAEQEQTPAVGIITRHVREILDARERETEQNLTLCLSLLHDLLAIYANQLPAASPQQLEVRLLKLRLSQQPDHIQLEQLRHHIIALAEETAGSAAGAVPMTPMAAAPAREEAAPEIPAAETLVPEPPAAPLPAASAPAAGVPATPGEPGDDRRLDLAQRRQIDEKRVRVQKIQETLARQVREVIKQNERFGAILSSEHENLLQSRDGDDLRQLKQSLIAEVVTLREGHSALAKKLETANNYLQIIETEGQYLNDELTRVHILSLTDELTELPNRRAFVRRLEDEVARVQRYGYPLSLALIDMDGFKAVNDKYGHAAGDEVLRNFSTNILSIFRHHDMVARYGGEEFAVILPNTDKAGALRALEKVKKRTAESSYQFEGKAMPMPTFSAGISLYKPGETPGNLIERADKALYQAKRMGRNRIELAQQHDGADTTPR
- a CDS encoding serine hydroxymethyltransferase, with product MFSAKMQIAGFDNDLWEAIQGETRRQEEHIELIASENYASPRVLQAQGSVLTNKYAEGYPGKRYYGGCEYVDVAERLAIERAKELFGADYANVQPHSGSQANAAVYLALLQPGDTILGMSLAHGGHLTHGAKVNFSGKIFHAIGYGLDPATGEIDYAQVEALAREHKPKMVVAGFSAYSRVVDWQRFRAIADEVGAWLFVDIAHVAGLIAAGCYPSPVQIADITTSTTHKTLRGPRGGIILARANEEIEKKLNSMVFPGTQGGPLMHVIAAKAVAFKEALEPEFRVYQHQVLANARAMAARMQERGYRIVSGGTDNHLFLVDLIDKDITGKDADAALGAANITVNKNSVPNDPRSPFVTSGIRIGTPAVTTRGFREAEVRGLADWICDILDRPGDAGVIGRVREQVLDICRRFPVYGS